From the genome of Canis aureus isolate CA01 chromosome 29, VMU_Caureus_v.1.0, whole genome shotgun sequence:
TGCCCTGCACTGTTATGTCATGCTGGGTTCTAGGAAGTGAACGAAAGTTTGACACTGGCACTGGAGTAACCCTCGTCACTCCCAATACTCTGCAGGCTGCTGTGGTCATCAATGTCACTGATGCTGGTGGTACTGATATTGTCCACTTCTCCATGGGAGAACTCTGTGCTTTCAACATCCACTTCAATCTCctctgccaaaaagaaaaaaggaagaacattaGTAATCTGAACTTTCAAAAACGAATGAAAAAAGGGTATAAGAAAAAGTGATTATTTTTGTGCAATAATTATTATACAAGCTTATTATCAGTGATTTCTAGAGAACAGAAGTAACTGAAGGTGAAGAGACATGAATATATTTTGCAAAGCGGAATGTCTGGTATCCAGTGGTGGTCTCAATTTAGGCAGCAAGTTTACTAAAGCCTTTGACGCCAGTACGTCTGGACCTCCCACCAAAAGCACTCAGCCTATTTGGGAATTAGTGCTTAATATTAAAAGATCCTAAACCCCAAGTGGTTTAACAACATCTGTTTTGCATTAAACTAGAAACTAATTCTCAGTGCTGTTTGTTAATCAGAGTTGCCTTAAGGAGGGAAAAAGCATCAACTTAGTATAGGTGAACGAGAAAATGTATCATTTATTCTTGCCTTAGGTGGTCTCATTCTACAGACAGTTCTACAGACTTCTAGGAGTCATCATAAAGACTTCTGACTATTCAGGAACCAAACTAAGCAGTCATTACAGAGGGAACTCTAAGAGATTTGTCTTCAACTCGATTTAATTTTCTTGCATCAAATATAGCTTGAAATGAGGGTGTGAGCCTGCAAAGTCTCTGGCTTATAATGAGATCTATAATAAAGATTATAGTAAAGGCATTTCAGTGGTTGTATTTTACTTCAAAAATCAAAcatgtttattaaaagaaatcCCTAAATACATATATGACCAGCTATTACCAGATAGTTTGTTAAATACTACATATACAATTACCCGTACACCACATAAaatacaatatacatttttaaaaatgaaaggcagTTGAAAAACTGTTCTCTCCCATAACAGTTAGAAATGAACTCAAGATTCTTCAATTCTTTTAAGCTCAAAGTCTGATGTTTCATATTTGGCAATGACTCTAAGGGTTCACACTGATCACAATTGCTTTAGGAAAAGTGAATTCTTGCTGAGCCCAAGAAGAGAGAGTAAGTTATTTCAAAGAGTATAATTTTCAAAAGGGCTTGTTGCTTCAAAAAAGTTATAGAAATCTGTTTCTAAAATGCAGGCATCTGTCCAAACAAGCTGTCAAACAATCCTCTGAATTCATAACTATTTGTTTTACATCCATAATGCTTTACAGGCTATTTGGTGTTTCCCAGTATCAAAGAATACTCATCCAACCTACAACTGGAAAAGAATCTTGCTGCACTCAATTATATCATAGTAAAATGAGAGACTACTCTAGCCAAGTGGACTAGAGATATTAATAAAAGTCCCCTATAATACTGGGAAAGAGGTACTAGCACGTGGGGACTACCAAAAAAATGAGAATCCTAATGATGAAGACACACATGTTCTCAAATTTGGAGGGAGGGTGGGTACAAGGAAGAGTTAAGAGAAGGAAGGGCAGCTAAAGCTTGCAGACCTGACAAAGTCACATAGCTTGTAGCCAGTAGAAAAAGGACTAGAATCAAGGTCTGCCTCTTAATTTGGGGTCATTTCTGCTATACCTCACTGTCATTCATAAATGTAGCTGTCTTTGAGGTTCTTGCTGCTGCCTCTGGTATACTTTTGTTCTTTGAAACTGAGTGCCACATAAAAAAAACCTTACAcagcaaaacaataacaaaaaaaacccaaggacTCCTAGGGTTGTGTTAAAAGGGATAAAAATTGATCTGAAATGTTTCTATGGAATATGGGAAATttgagtattaaaaaataatataaagaagacTACATTGGATTAAAACACATTCAAAACATGAAAACCTACATGTTCCTAAGATAATCAAAAccaaacagcaaaacaaaaacccctgtTACTTCTGGAGGTTGCTAAGATACCAATTCATTATTcagaaaactgacaaaaaaaacccaaaaatttttaaaaagcatttatccCATCTTCCCTAGATGGACTTTATTTTAGAGTAATCAAGAAAGCTGATGAAGAAATGCTCTTCTTTATAAAAAGgttaataaatgcaaaaagaatgACAGAATGAGAAACTACTATTTGTAATACCTAAGTGAAAGACAAGTGAAAGGTTGGGCATTTGCATAAATGTATCAGCACCACCTATAAAGTATTCTTGCCtcaaaaaaagaatctgaatttaTAAATCAAGCCATGAGATTCACCAACCAGTTTATAGGAAATAGGGAcagaagaacattttatttatttatttatttatttatttatttatttatttatttatttatttatttatttattgaacatcttaAATGATGCCATGAGGATTCAGTCAGCCAAATCTAGAATGTGGGATGTTCTATAAGAAAAAtgactctggggcacctgggtggctcagtggttgagtgtctgcctttggctggggttgtgatcctagggttctggagtggagtctcacatcaagctccccacagagtctgcttcttcctctgtttatgtctctgtctctctctctctctctgtcttgcatgagtaaataaataaaattttataaaaggaaagaaaagaaaaatgactccatttcttttttttttttttttttttttttttttttttaagatttatttatttgagagagagtcagGGGTgggtaggcagaaggagaaagaaacccaagctgactctgcacagagcctgccttagggcttgatcttaccagtgtgagatcacaatctgagctgaaaccaagagtcagacattcaacctactatgccatccaggtgccccaaaatgacTCTGCTTCTACAACAAGTAAATGGCACTGGGGAGGATAAAATGGGGAACAGAAATTATAGATGAAAAGTATCTTAAAAGGCACAAACAAATGCAATATGGACTTTGGATTCTAATTCAAATATGTCAATGGTAAAATGCCACCTTTAAGAAAATCTATCAGGAATTGggtattagggcagccccggtggcacagtggtttagtgtcgcctgcagcccagggtgtgatcttggggacccgggatcaggtcccacatcaggctccttgcatggagcctgctttctccctctgcctgtgtctctgcctctctctctgtgtgtgtgtgtgtctctcatgaatgaataaataaaatctttaaaaaaagaaaaaaaaaaggggatccctgggtggctcagcagtttggtgcctgcctttggcccagggtgcgatcctggagtcctgggatcgagtcccgcatcgggctcccggcatggagcctgcttctccctctgtgtctctgcctctctctctctctctctgtgtctatcataaataaataaatctttaaaaaaaaaaaaaaccaaaaaataaataaataaataaaaaaaaaaccttaaagaaattgaatattagacattaaataatattatctGATTTTACTAATTCTGTGAGATATAATAACATTATGACTAATTTTAAgtctcatttattaaatatatatactcaaGTATTTAGGGACAAAATGATAATGTTATCTGGGATTTGACTGAAAACATTCCAGAAAAAATGGTGAGGATGAGCAGTGGAGAACCAATGAAACGAGAATGACAATGTCATCAGCTGTTCAAACTCGATGATGGGTACATGAGAATTCAATATTCtgcttttgtgtatgtttgaaaatttccataagtcaaaagaaattttacaaacaattccttttttgttttagaatccTCAAGATCTCATGAGCTCCATTTTCTCTAATATAAAGCTTAAATATCCTGAGAGTTCTCCTCTGGGATCTTTTATTGTACTGTGAGGTCTGATGTGGTGGGAGCTTTAGATGAACAGATCagtaaaattcagattttttggttgatttttgttctttcattctgcCAAAGGCCAATATTCttggagagatggaaagagaaatgaagggtGCGGTACTTTAAAATACAGACATAAAAATTAACATCACCAGTCACAAAACATATCAACATCATGTATCTTCCTGATACAATGAATTGAGAAGGGCACAACATCACTTCTGTGATATTTCTTTCCCTAAACGTATAACCTCAACTCaataatgagaaaacatcagacactTGAGAGACACTGTATAAAATAAGTGGCCAATACTCTTCAAAAGTGTCCTGGGTCATGGAAACTGAGGAACGATCTAATACAATGTTGGATCCTGCACTGGATCCTAGGTAAGCaaaggacattagtggaaaactggtgaaatctgagtAAGGTCTATAGATAAAGTAATAGTATTACATGAATGTTAATTTTCTTGTTGTAGTAATGTATTACATTTACGTAAGATGTTAACAGTAGGGCAATCTGGGTGGAGAGTATATGAGACGCTATGATTTTCTACAGAAAACAACTTTTCTCTAAGTCTAAAATTGTTTCaagtagaaagttaaaaataaatttctacataATCAAGGGGGAAGAGTTCTCTTGTTCATACAGGCATTGCTAGACAACATTGTGGTTGCACAAAACCCAAGAGTGCTGCAGTACTGGCGAAAGAGAAGAGAGCAAACAGAACGATTTCCAACGCATCCTGCCTAAATTTAGATAGGGGATGTGTAGTATTTCATTAGGGAGGAAGCCCAGGCCTACCTCGCTCTGAGTCAGAACGATCTGAAGAAATAGTTGACCCGATGCTGTCCATTCGTATTCGTTCCATCTCCTGAGAACCCTGCAGCTGCTCCAGTCGCCGctttaaaaatctctgttctCGTTCCAAGTTCTCTAGCTGGTGCTGGCTCTTCCTTTCAGCTTCTTCAAGTTTCTAAAATGATAAAAGACACTTATACAGTCCAGTACAGACAATGAAATTCATTCCTACCTAACATCTTaagagatttcttctttggcagagaaaatatgaatgaataatcaagtatatgtgtgtgtgtgtgtgtgtgtatacaaacatacacaaatacatatttttaatcaccaaatatagttatttttctatttcttttttgtgcatAATGAATGCTATATTACTAGAACACTATGGAATTCTCAAAGTCTGTAAAGTTATCTCCACGTAAGAGAAACTTGCTCTGCACTGTAGTTTGATGGAAAAATACTGAGGGACAAAGCCAAATAAAGTTATCTCCACCAGAGGGCACAactgcctgccttctgcccatcAGCAGCGTAATTGTTATTTTCCTAGTATTCCCAGCTCCTCAAATGGCCATGCTGTCAAAACAATTTAGTTTAATCAGGTTATGTTGCTCCCATCAGATTAGCTGATAAGTTTTCAGAAAGATTTCTCTGGAGGTCAGTTATTAAAGAGGGCATGGTGAGCTAGTTGATGTTTATGAATAGGAATCATTCCTTATCATGAAATAAGGGCTGAGACAATCATGtacaaatatgaaagaaattcTCACCTTGATGTGTGCTTTGGCTTTGTTGAGCAAACCAAGTGTTGTGTGCCTGGTACAGTCTGGTCCTAGTGGAATCAGAACTTTTAAGCGTTCTAAACACAGGCGCAGATGAGCTCGTCTAAGAAAGACAACAAATATCAAATCAGCACAGACCGAACATCCTAAAATCTATTTTGAGACAATAATAAATCACAAACTATTAGTCTATATCCATGTTACAACCCTATGTCTTCAAAGTATGCGCAAATACAGGCATGGCAAATGGTTTTCAGTCTCTACCATTTCTGCTGTACTAGGCAGACACGGTCACTTCAGATTATTATCCCCAATGGTAACCTCTGTCAgagatgatttaatttttaacccACCCCATAAATTGTCTCCAACTGTATTAATGTGGAAGTAGGAAAGTATACTGGGGCAATTAATTGTATTTGATTTTGAATGCCTAGAACCACAGGCTAGAGTTAGCAGTTTTTAGCTGGAGTACCTACCCCTAGGGCATATAAAATGCTCACGAATTTCCATTTCCTCTCATCTTTTACACATACCCACATGCACACCCCTCTCTTCAACTGAAGCGTTATGTGTTATTACATACTAGATTGAACCATACAAAATTTCTGATATACAATTCtcacttataaaaattataatttcatatGATCCAACATATTAGAAACAGCAAAACTGACCAGCTAAGAAAGGGTTAAGGCAAAATATATGGCTGTGGTCAATTTCAGCCACTGAAACAACAACCCATAGAACAGTCCCCTGCTTCCTAATATCTCAGTGTACCAGCTCAttagttaaaaatttttatttctctctacctctcctctATTACCCCACCTCCAATTTTTCTACACATGGGAAAAAGCTTGataacaaaattgttttttttaaagagtttatttatttattcatgagagacacagagtgggagagagagagagaggcagagggagaagcaggctccatgcagggagcccaacgtgggactgatctggagtcttcaggatcaggccctgggctgaaggcggcgctaaaccgctgtgccacccaggctgccccaaaattgttagagagagagagagagagggagagagagagcgcgcgcaagCGAGcatggagggaggggtagagggagacgcagactccccattaatggggcttgatcctaggaccctgggatcatgacctgaaccaaaggcagatacttaatggactgagccacccaggtgccccaacaaaatTCTTTACTCAAAGTTATTGCATTCTTTAATCCACCCATCTTATGGGCACGTTAAGGAACTTTTCTCCTGAAAATGCTAGCAGAGAGTCTTGTGGATTTACCTTCCCTATATCCTAAAGGTACTATGATCACTATGATGAGAGTTCTGAGTACATAATTATACCCTAAAATAATACTAGTCCACATCTTTGGTTCTGTGATTCATAGGCATAACATAATTCAACAATTAATAGtatatctgaaaagaaaatccacaaatGTCTTCACGGCTTATCCTTATTAAAGAGCTATAACTGACCATTT
Proteins encoded in this window:
- the MXI1 gene encoding max-interacting protein 1 isoform X2; its protein translation is MGKRGRPRKEARCEGAGLAPAAPPAVAAPQPPAQPEEPAGAKLRCPFSDIFNTSENSMEKHINTFLQNVQILLEAASYLEQIEKENKKCEHGYASTFPSMPSPRLQHSKPPRRLSRAQKHSTGSSNTSTANRSTHNELEKNRRAHLRLCLERLKVLIPLGPDCTRHTTLGLLNKAKAHIKKLEEAERKSQHQLENLEREQRFLKRRLEQLQGSQEMERIRMDSIGSTISSDRSDSEREEIEVDVESTEFSHGEVDNISTTSISDIDDHSSLQSIGSDEGYSSASVKLSFTS
- the MXI1 gene encoding max-interacting protein 1 isoform X1, producing MERVRMINVQRLLEAAEFLERRDRECEHGYASTFPSMPSPRLQHSKPPRRLSRAQKHSTGSSNTSTANRSTHNELEKNRRAHLRLCLERLKVLIPLGPDCTRHTTLGLLNKAKAHIKKLEEAERKSQHQLENLEREQRFLKRRLEQLQGSQEMERIRMDSIGSTISSDRSDSEREEIEVDVESTEFSHGEVDNISTTSISDIDDHSSLQSIGSDEGYSSASVKLSFTS